From Solanum lycopersicum chromosome 4, SLM_r2.1:
TAATGTTTTGATTGAATATATGAAAGCTATAGtttatgataaattaaattGCATTTTGTGGCCAAAATGTAATATTGAATTCTACTGAAAGAGTATATTATGTTCAGACTTGCACTGATATTCTATTTTGCTATTTAAAATATGTGGTCAATTGTTGGATGTCCAGGTTACCCTTCTACTACTGTGGTGTTGCGCGAAAGTGAAGCTAAGTTGTtgtcatttttatttcatcaatatgGAAACGGTGACATTTTTATGAACGAATGAAGAAGGGAATGACACGATGTGATTCAATAGCTATGAAAACATGTAGAGAGATTGAAGGAAACTTTTGTAACTACATATCAACACAAATTGAAAAGCCAGTACTTTACACAGGACCTGTTATTTCTGAACCGAAAAATGAGCCTTTAGAAGAACACGGATTAACAAATTGGCTTGAGAAATTCGAGCCAGGATCAGTTGTGTTCTGTGCATTTGGGAGTCAAATGATTCTTGAAAAGACGCAGTTTCAAGAGCTAGTTTTAGGCTTTGAACTGACTGAATTACCATTTCTTTTAGTCGTTAAGACGCCTGAAGGGACAAATTCAGTAGAAGAAGCCTTACCAGATGGATTCAAAGAAAGGGTTCAAGAAAAAGGACTGATTCTTGATTGTTGGGTGCCACAATTGGAGATTTTAAGACACAAATCAGTTGGTTGTTTCGTGACTCACTATGGTTATGGGTCGATGTGGGAGTCTTTGGCGTTGTGTGATTGTCAATTGGTACTTTTGCCAAGGCCTGTTGATCACATTTTCAATGCTAGGCTGATGGAAAAACAACTTAAGGTTGGTATAGAAGTGGAGAAAGACGAAAACGATTTGTTTACTAAAGAGAATTTGTGCAAGGCTGTGAAATGTGTGATGGATAAAGATAGCCAAACCGGTTGTGTTGTGAAAGAGAATCATAAGAAATGGAAGGAACTTCTTTCAAGTCCTGGATTCATGAGTAACTACATCGATAACTTCATTCAAGACTTGAATGAACTTCTAGTTGAAAAAACCTAGATAATTAGCCGGGGTGGATCTACGATGCAATGCATGTCTAATCTATTTCGATCAATTGTTATCCTGTTTTAAAATTCAGAACTCATAAGCTTAAAGATCATGTATCGGATGATGTAACTTGCATTTATCAGATACTTAATTTGCTGCAGCTTTTAAGAGTTATACATCTTTCTCTTCAAATTACAgctttttttttatcctttaaatgCATTTATGAACACTCAAAGAAATATTGCATAACTGAAGCTAATATTATGAATACGAATTCAAGAATAAAGACATCTCACAATTTAAAATACATGATTACTCTTTTCAATGATATTGTGGGCGATAAAATTGATCTCCAagagttaaaatattatttcattaaaataatttatagttgAAATTGAGGACTATTTATAGAGGATCATGATTTATCCATCTTTTGAACATAACAAAACATTCTTCACGCTTGTATCTACAAGCTGTGTGTCCTgatccctatttttttttataaaaaaaaatagaaaaaaatacaaatataaagttaagataagtttgttaaataaaatttaatttgactaaattgagataaattaattatttccaattttcatgaaaattatttcaattaatttcataCCTTCACGGTTGCAAAAGTCATTTCGTTGGAGTAAGATCTCGTATAACTACAAGGATACGATATTAGAAAAATGATTAAGCATTATCAACTCACATAATAAGAATTAGTTTTAGTTAAGAATTTATAATTGTAATTAAGGATGTTAAATTTGGAGATTAATTACCCAGCAACTTGACTATTTACGTTCCATGAACGCCAATCATCAACAATAGAATAGTTTAGAGACTTTATCCATTTTTGTGTGGAGTGAAAAGGTACCAAATAATCATGATCACCACTGTTTAAACATGAATCATTGTAAATACatcaaaaagaatataaaattataatgacattaaaaaagttcttttgtATATTTGCAGGGGCTCacatat
This genomic window contains:
- the LOC138348227 gene encoding UDP-glycosyltransferase 79B9-like produces the protein MAEFIESKLEIVMLPWLAFGHLIPFMNLSNELAKRGHKISFLLPKTAETRLQKLNLYPNLINFHKLTIPHVDGLPYGAETTADVHRSLESLLATAFDELYDEIKCFLQNLKPHFVFFDFACWIPDLALEIGGIKTLLYRFYERMKKGMTRCDSIAMKTCREIEGNFCNYISTQIEKPVLYTGPVISEPKNEPLEEHGLTNWLEKFEPGSVVFCAFGSQMILEKTQFQELVLGFELTELPFLLVVKTPEGTNSVEEALPDGFKERVQEKGLILDCWVPQLEILRHKSVGCFVTHYGYGSMWESLALCDCQLVLLPRPVDHIFNARLMEKQLKVGIEVEKDENDLFTKENLCKAVKCVMDKDSQTGCVVKENHKKWKELLSSPGFMSNYIDNFIQDLNELLVEKT